Within the Meriones unguiculatus strain TT.TT164.6M chromosome 2, Bangor_MerUng_6.1, whole genome shotgun sequence genome, the region agaaGTACATACTATTTAATCCCAaccttgttatttaacttctcAATATTTATCCATCATAAAAAGTACATATATTCACACAAAAAAATTATCTCTGTGAATATTTACAGACGTATTATTCATAATAAACCACAACAACCTAAATaacctttgaaaaataaatacacatatgatGAAATTTATACTAATGAGATGAACAAACTCACCATAAATAATAACATAAATTAGACAGGGAAGAAACCATAGTACTAACACTTAGGAGATGGAGGTAGGGAACTCAAAACTCAAAAGCTCACCATTAGGCTTGGAAGAAGGCTAACctgttaagagccctggctgctcttccagaggacatggattcagttcccagcacccataaggcaactcacaaccatctgtaatgtcaattccagaggatccaacatcctcttctggcctccacaggtgcaGCATATATGTGGTAGAGGAGCATACtcgtaggcaaaacacccacatacataaaataaaaataaataaatcttttaataaACAAAATTCAATGTCATCATCAGCTACATTCTAAGTTCAAAGATAGTCCCTAAACTACATGATATTGTCTCATTAAAACCCTGTAGCATCctggtgtagtggcacacacttttgatcccagcatgcaggaggcaaaGGGAGGTACattatctgtgagtttgaggccagcctagtctacagaatgagttccaggacagccagaattacAGAGTTAGActctccctcaaaaaaaaaaggcaattctACACGTTATGACTGTTAATGTAGCTATTaaaaacacacttaaaaatacTGAGTGACACAGGAATATGTTTGGAGTAAGacaaaataactataaaattatatatagtaTGATTCAATTCCACTTTTAAACTATATGTGtaaacatatatatgaaatatgtatatacagatacacatatacacataacaaAAAGGAAGGAGCTCAAAAAGGAGCACttcaaaggcagaagcaggaagacctctgtgagttcaaggccagcctggtctacatatccaGTTCTAAGCAAGGGCTATATAGTGATAATACCCTAtctaaaaaatctaaaaacaaagaaacatgcCCCAAAATATTCATCTGTAAATGATGTGACTGAATAGAATGTTATCTTCCACGAACCTTTCTTCTAACTTTACTTTTCCATCATTAAAGAGAAATCATtagtaaaatgaaaacaataaagctACAACATTTACTCAATGCATGTCATACAACAGCTGCAGACTGTTCATGCAGATGATTTCAAAAGAGAATACTGTAAAATTCTAGAGTTTGGGAATAGGCTACTGCCTATTATGGCAAAAATATACTTGTTTACTGTTCatatatttgggttttttttttctttgtcttggaACATTCTGTAGACgtggttggtctcaaactcacagagatctgcctgcttctgcctcccaggtgatTAAAGGTGCAAGCCACCACCAACTAGATAAGCAAAGAAATCTTAATGAGGAATGTAAGTCACCAGTAATCTCATCTGTCGTATGGTAGATTTACcttcagtattttaaaaaacaatttacaaCAGCAGAAAGTGGAAATCACTTCCAGGTGATCATTCACATTCCAGCCATTGCTGTTGTTAACTGTCTCCATACCAACATAACTCTCCAAGATTCTAAGACATGTATAGTTTTCTCAGAAGTGATATTTGACaccataactttaaaatatatttagtagGCAGGAAATATTGCTTTTCATTGTTAAATTCTATGGTATTGGAAAAGGACTtgagaaaagacaaaatattccATGCTAAGGATAATGTTGTTTAAAAATCTCTTACCTTTGAAGTTAGAATCAGAAGGCAAAATGTCAGAACTGCAGGCATTTTTATAATTGCAAACAGCAGCTTGTAAGTATCTGTGATcccttgtgtttcttcttttactATTGacacttctttgttttcttttttcagaagGGCTACTagtgttgttgttattaaaaatacAGTTCcccagaaaaatagaaaatctgaAATTAAGAATGTTTTAGTCTATCATTAATTTTTGAAGCTTAATTtcattaatagtaaaaaaaaatgcaacttttttaaacctaaaatttttaaaattttatgctaTAAACTTTAGGTTTGAGGCATAGCAAATGATTGAAACCAGTCCAGACTCTGTTAAACATGCAGATTCAAAATTGACTGAtacctgggggaggggaggttacAGATacaactgaattttaaaaatacctttcttGTCACTTTATAAAGGGAAAGAAGTAGATAGGGGAAGAAAATGATTTTCATATCACGTAAGAATCATTAGTTATAAGACATACTGAAGCATTTCTAGCACATCTATGAATGCAGAAATTAAGAGCATGTAGCAATTCACCaccaatgaataaaaaaatacaggctagccaagtagttgtggtgcactgcacacctttgatcccagcacttgggaaccagaggcaggcaagatctctgagtttgaggccagcctggactacaaagcaagttccagaacagccagtgctaaGTAGgaaacccgtctcaaaaaaaacaaacaagcaagcaacacaaacacacacatacatacacatacacacacatacacacacatacacacacatacatacacatacacacacacacacatacacatacatacacacacacacttacataaaGGCTGGCACCCTTTTCAACCTTTTTCAGGAGAAAAGCAGTAAAACTCATCTGAAGCTCAGGGACCTGGCAAAATGACTCATTCGGTAAAGGTATGCGCTGTATGAGCCTAACCACCTGAGTTCAACCTCCAGCACCCAACCCACATAAAGGTaaaaaagaactgactccaaaaGGTTGTCTTCTGGACTCCACAAGCACATAGACATAAATgtgcatattcatacacacaaatcaataatatttcaattttaaatttttgaaagaattCACCTTATGTATCTTCCTACATAGTGCCACTGTGGAGCTCATAGCGTACTTTTAGAGTGGCTGATATTTCAAACTACAGACATTCTCCAACAACAATTTGTAAGGAAATAGCTTAGTAGGAAATAGTATGCGCAGgaatggtagcacacacctttaatcccaacatgtgggagacagagacaggtggatggatCTTTCTtgatttgaggctagcctggactacacatcGACTTCCAGActagccagggctgcataaaagtaaaaccttgtctcaaaaacaccatCGTACCAGGCTCCAGTATTCCTTTATAATTCACATTATTCTGTAAAATCTAATAGACTGAAACTAtcaaagtaactaaaatggaaaACAGCAAGAATGCCAAATGTGGCAAGCACAGAAAGAAAACGAGTTACTCACTGGGAGTTAGcacaaaagaaaatgtcacaagCAGCACCACACAGTGGGGTCCACtcggaatcccagcacttgggaggctcatGGAGGAGGACTGTGAATGTGGGCCCAGCCTGGCCCATGGAATAATAGTttgtcccaaacaaacaaaaaacaccgcTATGTTACGAAATACTTTGCAGGGCCTTTCAAAACTGAAAGTGGACTTGTAAAAGCTCAGCTTTTGTCCTTTATACAAGGAGTAAAGACTCATTTTGAGACTGAAAAAGTCCCAAGGTGGAAACTACACAGAATCCTTCAATGAAATATATGTCTAACAAATGAAATATTTCGCATTACTATAAAGGAACAGTGAACAGTGAGATGATCAAGCAGGACAAAGTGCTCAGCACACAAACCTGGTACCCGAGTTTCATCCCCAGACTTTacagtggaagagaagaaacttcTGAAACTCCTCTGACTCACATGTATACCGTGGCTCAAGTAGGGGCTCAAGTGCCCctacttctacacacacacacacacaacatactcacacacacaacatatacacattaataaataaaagctaaTATGGAACAAGGCAATGCTAAAGCATGCAGCAAAGCAGATGAAATGGTGACTTCTGACTGAGAAGAGGCATATTCCAAAGGAGACATACTGCACACTCTCAACTGGGGACCATTTCTCGTGTaacaattataaaaatgaaaagcaaacccAGCTCGTAGCTAACACTCGTAACCCCAacaaggctgaagcaggaggacactACAAGTTTAGTTCAGCCAGGGTTATATAATGATTCTAGGATGGCCAGGAAGGCTTAGGCTCTCAAGTGAGGCTCTgtccttgattaaaaaaaaaaaaaaagcaaattaaggATAAGGGCATGTATGACAACATAAAAGAATCTTAGCATAAACTAATCAGCTAAGTAGGATTGTCATGTTAGTTGCAAAAGGCTATATATACAAGAAGTAAAACTGCATGGAAACATATACACAATCACATGTCCACTCACCCGCATCCTCACATTTAACTAAATAAAATCTATAGCTTACATCCACACCAATTTTTGGTctgatatttacttatttatatacatgtacatgtatgtgtggtcCGAGGACTACttgtgagagtcagttttcttcttccatcttaTGAATCAGAGATTGAAACTGAGGTAGGTCCTCAGGCATCCTtaggcactgagccatcttgcttgacttaatattttaatattatactATAGGTACACATGATGCTAGCATGTGAAAGCTGAAGAAAGATTCATGAGATTCCTGTGAACATTTCTTTGCAACCTCCTATAAGTCTAGATTTAATTTTAAGTAGTTTAAAAAGCCACACCTAGGGCTAGAGTGACTCACGCtctcacacattctctctctctgacacactaaatgaaaatttaaaaataaatgaaacttatAAGTTGGCCACacatggtgcacacctttaatccctgcacttgagaggctagcctgatctacaaagtgaattacAGGTCAGCcacagctacagagaaaaagagagagggtaaGGTTTTCCTTGAGGCTGTTCTAACTTCTCACCAATTATAGGTAAAATATCAGATTAAAAACTACAAACACCTAAACTTCAGGTACATCTATCTTAAATTAGCCGCTTGACAGCAATTTCCTCAtcataaaaatgaagaaacaaatgcATCGTCCTTTCATCCTGTGGATTATTCATCCCTTACTGTTTAAAGGTCTCTGTGCTTCTGCAGGTTCTTGGAATGCCTACAAGTTCTGAACTTGAggttttgtttcaagacatctCATCTCATCATTACTGTTCTCAATTTGCTGTTTACATCATAGATTTCCAAATGTTGGAACTGTTCTTTCTTGGTATGTTCCTTAATCATAAAATTGTGAAAATTTTGTAAAGGTTTGTTTACTTTCATGCGTAttactgttttgtctgcatggtAAGTGCAGTCTGCATTCCtgatgtctgtggaggccagaaatgggTACTGGATAACCCCTGAAACTGGTGTTACAAAGGGCTTAAgccaccatatggatgctgggaaccaaactcaggacctctgcaggagcaacaagaGCTCTTATCAGCAGAGCCATTTCTCAAGCCCTTGactgttttgcttgttttaagTTATGGCTTCTAATACACAGATTTCCTAGACAGAGTGCTTATCTCCTCTTTATTTACCTAGGCACTGATATTCCCTTCATATGATTTCATGTTCTTTAAATTCCTCAAACCACTAGCTAGTTAAACTGTGCATGGTGATGCATAATTAAATAGGTGGATCCTTAGAGGAtggaagtttgaggccaagctAGACTCTTGTTGAAAACTAAAGCTAGACAAAGGTCAGTAACAGTGCCCGAGCACTGACaggggaaaaatgaaaaattccCACTGGTTAATGGGACTGGGACTTACCTCAGTAGAAGATAGTTTGCCTTTTATGGAGGAGtactgggttcatttcccagcaccggGGACACACAGAAGATAGTTACATTATTACCAAGAAACAGAACCCACAGAATATAGTTACATTATTACCAAGTTACAGAAACCTCCAAACTACTAACCTGGTATGTATAagcattaaatttaaaaactcttttaactcaaaatgttttaaacaaaatcaaaagtCCACTACagacagaaaatttaaattttaaagtgaGCTATTTTAGAATCTTCTGGAGAACAAAGTTCAAACTCCTGATATTCAAACagctattaaaaaagaaaaaaatcagcttAAATGAGCCAGCCAAGAATAAAGCCTGTTGTCTACATGGTCAATGCCTGGGCTATTATGGGCCTCTCCAGTGTTCATCTCTACTGTTCCTAGTTGGCACAGGTGCTCTTTCTTTGCAGGAGGCCCTCAGAATCCAGTCACTTAGAATGCTTTTATTAACAACCCTTGTCATTCAGCAGACAGCTAGACAAGGATTACTTGTGAAAGAGTAAAGGTGGAAAACAATCAGAAAGCAAAAAACTACAAATCTGAAcccaccaaaacacaaaagaaaaatgtgaaccATGTGGCCCATATTCTTAAAATGTACACTTGTTCATCAGGCAAAGGCCCATGGATCTTTACCtcaaattttttgttattttattgatTGCATTTTCGCTATCCACTAAAGAGTACTGATCAACATGACTGCGTTAATGTCATATTAATGTCTGGCTTTAAGAATACTTGAAAGTAGCACACTTTAATAAAACAGGAAAACATACTTAGGTCATCTACCATATATATTCCCagtaaatttttaaaagccagctgtagtggcacatgcttgtaatatCAGTACTCCAGAAGCTGAAGCAGAACTGAGTTTGAGATTGGCTATAAACACCCTTAAAAGAAATCCAGTAAATATAATTCATAAATAATcccaaaaccagaaaaacaactGTTGCACGGTCTCTCTTCTACAAAGAATCTAGAAGGAAAAAAGtgagtgttggtgtgtgtgtgtactataagAAGACTAggagggaggtgagaggacaagGGTGTGTTATAGAAGTGACTGTGAGCAAAGTACCCACATAGATGTATGAAAATCTCATAATAGAAGCAAATACTTTGTgttaattttaaagagaaatttaTCTTGTGCGTCACTAAAAATAAGAAGTAAAAGCAAGCAAGACAGCTCCCATCTAAAGTTTCGTCAAAAGCATCCCCAAGCATAAAACAAAGCTAACAGTATAACAGTGTAAGTACACTACCTGAAAGGGTAACGATTCCCCTGGGTTGAGGCTCAAACCGCAAATACTTGTTACAAAAGTCAGCAGATTCAAGAGCCAAGAACAAAACATTGCCCAAAAAATAGCCTGCTGTTTGGCCCACAGAATTGCATGTGGAAGCATAGCCCACGTTCTCCCGGGATAACATAGTTAACGCCCAACCGTCCACAGCGATGTCCTGTGTGGCGGCCAGGAATTCGAACAAGAAGAATGTCACAGTGAGAGCAACCACATCGGGTGTTCTGCCATCAGTATTTCCAAGTAAACGGTCCACTTGAGTGGATAAATATATCATGAAGATTCCTAGTATATACTGAGTAGGGACAAGCCAGGACTTGCGACGACCGAAGTTCTTAAAGTAGACAGCATCAACCAAGGGAGCCCAAAGCAACTTTAGACTGAAAGGCCAGAAGACAAAACTGAAGAAAGCCTGGTCTGTATAGCTAACATTTTTGCTCTGCAAAATGAGGGGGATGCTCCCCGCCAGGCCTAAGGGAATGCCCTGAAGTACGTAAAGAAAGAGCAGTAACAAAATGCTGCTTAGTTCGGCTCTGTAGCTCCGTGGGGCTTTTGGGAAGTCACCAGGGTTGGCATCTCCAAGAAGAGCTTCTCGGTCCCCCTCCCCGCCCACCGGGTCCTGTTGACTGTCATCCCAGGAGCCCGGAGGCAGTGGACCAGTCTTCATATCCAGAGCGTGGCTGAACATGCCTGACCGCCGCTGCCGACTGCTGTCCTTGTGAGAGATGGTCGGTGACATATCAAGAGGCGACGCAGGACCTGGTCTGTGGTGGCCCGAGGCTGGCGTTTTGGATCAGTCTAGTCCCAGGTCCAAGGCAGCCTCTCCGGACCCGGGTCTTGGTGGCTCACCGCCGGGAGGGCGGACGCGGAGAGACTAGTCGCTGTTTCGCGGCAGGGAGCCAGATCCCCGGCCGGTAGCCCAGGCACAGCCTGGGTCCCTGCCCCGACAGGGGAACCTGCAAGATCCCCTCGGACGGCCACGCCGGGCTCGAGGCTGGCGAAGAGGGCCGTGGCGCTGCGATGGAGGCTGGCTCGCAACTGCGGCGGGACCCTGAGGCCGGCCTGGCCAACCGCCGCCAGGTTTCTGCTGCCACTGCAGCCTTCACTCTCCTGAGCGGACACCAGAGGCACAGGATAACTTCCTGCCTCGCGCTTCGGGAAGTGGTTCTCTGCCCAAATGGGTCCCCTGACTGCTGCCTCCAGACCAAGCCAACCAATCAGGACGAGCTCTGGTGGTGGCGACCACAAACAACCATTGCCAGGAACCATTTATTCCCTGGATTCTGACCCTGAGGGAGGAATAACGCCTACGTACCGCGCGTCCGAGACTGAGCACCGCAAAGTGCCGGGTTCCGTGCGCGCATGCGCACGCCTGGAACTCGTGTGCCTCGGCCATTGGGCCCTCGTCGCCACGTGAGCGCGAGTTTTCTGGACTGGCCCAGGCCTTGGTAATAATGTTGCGCATGGTCAGAAGCTGCAATGTCTGTAGGAGAGTTTAACTCAGTACAAAGGCAGTCTCTTGCATTGAGTAATGCTTTCGCTTTTGGACAGGCCAGAAACGTCAATAAGCTTTGGTATCAGGATGCAGGTCCTGTGTGTTTGGTTAAATGGAAACACCAGTACCTTATACACAAGAAGGAATGAGGCGGTCTAGTTTGCCCAAAGTGATGGAAGAAGTGTAGGGGAACGCTAGATACATAGGGTGAAGGAGATGAATGTCAGTCTGCTTCATCTTGTTTTTATGCCAATGGAAACTTCTCGAAGCCACCTTTCTTGGCATCCCTGGTTATGCATTTTAAGTGACCTTCCTTCTTCGTATTTTTGGAGAATTGTTGGAAGCTCTTGGAACTGGAAATGTTGATAATATGAAGACCAGAAGGCGTCtacttccctcctcccatcccttaTGAGGTAGTCACATTGGTCTAGTATTTACCAAGTGGGCAAGCAATTTCATTAAGTTTTGTAACATGTTACATTCGTTGTAATACTACAAACATAGGAAATAAAGGCCTATAAAGTAGCATCTAGACTAATAGCTAGCTTTTTTAGGTCTCACTcttttaggagtgtgtgtgtgtgtttaagtacTATTTCTGTTTGGTATTATACTTTTACAGCTACACCAACCTCTCCTCATTCTCTGCAGTACCTGATACTTTCCCTGGTTATATGTATGTCATTTGATGAACTCTATGAGTAGACTCATAATATGTGCCCTTTGGTATCAGGTCCAACATCACTCCCACCATTAGTATCCTTGAAATACAAATAAGGTGTTTATATGTCAATATCCGTAGATActactttgttctttttattgtataatAGTCATCAGTTTTATGGACACCACATCAGTGGagctttgtttgattttgttttgaggcagggtctcactatataacccagaCTGATCTCCCAAGTGTGAGGgtcaaacaaacaagtgaatttattctaacttttaaaaaaatcctttgaaAATATCTTACATGTATACagtgtatcttgatcatatccaaTCCAAATTCTCCCTTTCCCACTAGAATCCCCTCCCACTTTTATATCCTCTTACTATCTTTTTAGAGCCTACTGAGTCTAATTAATGTTGCCTGCATGTCTTTGGGGGTAAACACTGGAGCATGGGAAACCTACCAGCAGACACAGCCTCAAAGAAAAACGACTCCTCTCCCAGAAGCCAACGCTTATTAACTGCTCCTTCGTTCATGGAAGAGCCTTctgagccccctctcccatcAGTACTGTACTGTTGACTGGATTGATCTTGTTCACATAATCACAGgtactgtgagttcatgagtgccattgccatgtcatgtccagaagatgaGACTACACAGCACTTTCgccctgccccccaccccttcCCAGCTCTAAAATTGAACCTTGAGTCTCGGTGGGCTGGCAAGGAATGGTTCATATAGATGTCTcacttagggctgagcactccacATTCATTCATTGCAGCCCTTTGGTCGGCTGAGTCTTTGTGTGGACTGCTGTGCACTGTAGAAAGAAGGTGCTGAAACAATGGTTGAGAGTGGCACTAATCTATGGGAATAATCATAAATATTTAGAGAGCAGTTTGACATGACCATTTAACCGAACGAGTTTGGTTCCTCCCGGGAACCTCTGATCTTCTGGTGATGGGCTCTTGACTAGGCTTGTAATAGTAGGCATGACTTTCCTCATATGGAGCAGACAGAAAACCTAGTCATTAAGTACTTGGTTAGCAGatttagttatttgtttgtttattttagatgagattctatttatgtattttagaaaGGGACTCATttagcccaggatagcctcaaattcACGTTGTCATCAAGGATGGCTTTgaatcccaaatgctgggattacaggctggcTTTTTATCAGTGTTTAAAACTCTTCCAAATAATACTTCTTAGCTATACTACTTATTTCTCTTTAGTCGCTATGTTATGGGAATCTTTCTGGAACAAGCACTGTGATACCAGTGAGAGTGGAAAAAAGATGTCACCAAATCCAGGATTGTACCTGAAAGCCCTTGGTATAGAGCCCAGTTTGTACTCTCATTTTATGCTCTAAAACCACAAGGTGAGGCGAGCGAGCAATTGAGATTTTACAGAAGCCTACTTGGCAGTCAACATTTTGTTTCTTAAGGACATATATCTGACAGGTGTAAGCTTTTGTAGTCAGGTTGTTAAATAATGACCTATTGTGTTTTAGTTATTTCCTCAGATTGTTCTGTCCCAGAAAGCAAAGTGAAGTTCTGCTTGAAAATGAGCAGTACAGGCAGTGCTGATAATTGTCTTTTCTACCTTATTCCAGTTCAGTTAAAACCTTATTCCACTTCAGTTAAATTATCATTCTATTGAATTTTAAACTTCTGTATCCAACTAAACAAGACAGGAGAAAATTACTAGTGTGCAAAGTTTTAGGGACATGTTTTGTATTATCCAACTCAGTGTTTGTATGCATAATATTTCGTgtataattttgattttaaatgAATAGTgataatacaaaacaaacagaccaaaaTCAACCTTCTAAGTAAAAGGAAGCCTATTGACAGATGTGGTGACATGAATGGTGTACTCATGGCACTGAAGAAACTAAGGTAAGAAGTTCACAAGgtacaggccagcctgagctacacagtgagttctgagattacaggtttgcaCCACATTTATAAAGGCAGTGATTCCTTTCATGGAAGCTCCATTTTGTAACCTACTCACTTCCCAAAGACTCCACACTCAAAGGTTAGGGGTTAAGTTTAACAGTACAAATATGGGGAGACGTAATCATTCCACTTCCTTGGTGCATCTCCTCGTGCAAAATATACTCACTACATCCCAGTACCCTCAAAGTCTTACCTTTACTGGCATCAACTTTATATCCAAAGCTTCATCTAAATATCATAGATAGAGGCATtgtggctgtcaacttgacagaatccaGGATCATTGAAGAGGCAAGCCTCtgagcacacctgtgagggattatctaatTACATCAATAGCGTTTGGGTATGCTTGTGGAGGATTATCTTGGTTAGGTTACTTGACATGGGGAGACATTTGCCAGGATGCATTAAAAGGGAGAAAGCTAGGTGAGCACCGGCATTCAtctcactctgcttcctgaatgtggATGCAATGTCGCCACCTGCCTCAAGCTCCTAACCACCAGAACTTGCCTGTTACGATTGACTGTACCCTTGAACTGTAGGTAAAATAAATCCTCTcactcttaagttgcttttgtaggggtattttatcacagcaacaggtaATAAAGTTATATCTATGTATATTAATGAGTCAATTCTGCgtaattttgagggaaattgtGAACCTGTGAGATAGATGCTATAGACTTCCAAAATTCAGTTATGGAGCCCAGCATGCcggctcatgcctgtcatcccataACATGTTCCAGATCACCCTTGGCTACCAAGTGAGACCCAGTCTCGAAAAAGATGAGTACAGTTATAAGACAGGCATAGAGTAGCTGTCCCATATCTATAGAAATGGGAGAGACAAGGCAAATGATATGAAATCTTAGGGCTTGACAATGATCCTTGTTCTGTGGAGAGACACCGTGCCCATGgtaactcttacaaaagaaagcatttaattgaggaaGCTTACAGGTTCAAAGATTTAGTTCATTGTCATCGTGGTGTGAAGCATGGTAGCGCAcaggcagacaaggtgctggagaAGGCACTGAGAGTTCCAGATCAGGTTCTACAAGCAGAAGCAAGAGAGAGACTCTGGGCTTGGAATGGGCTTttcaaaacctcaaagcctaaccccagtgacactcttccttcaacaaggccacacctcctaatcctttcaaatagtgccattccttggtgaccaagtattcaaatctatgagcctgttggggccattatcattcaaaccaccaaaatCCTCTTGGCCTTTGGATTGTCTATGGCAGAGATCCTGCCCTTGCAGATGTGCGTACTGGAGACTTTCCTCCAGTGTTTTGCCAGGTAGCCAAGTCCCCACAGCTTTTGTGGTTGAGGCTGGTCTGCAGCATACAACTGTCTGGTATGTTTGTGTTTGCTTGTCTGGGTGTGTACTCAATGTGTGCAGATGCCTTAGAGGCCGGAGGTGGCAggagatcccctgaaactggaatcgCAGCCAATTGAATCAATGTGGTGTGAAAACAGGTCCTCCGAAAGAGTAGCATATGTTCTTATGCTCAGTCATCTCTCCTGCACACCTATGAGTGACAGATAGATGGCTGTCTTGCAGAACTACTGGCCTCTTGCTCATAACTGTCATTGTCTA harbors:
- the Slc33a1 gene encoding acetyl-coenzyme A transporter 1 isoform X1 — translated: MSPTISHKDSSRQRRSGMFSHALDMKTGPLPPGSWDDSQQDPVGGEGDREALLGDANPGDFPKAPRSYRAELSSILLLLFLYVLQGIPLGLAGSIPLILQSKNVSYTDQAFFSFVFWPFSLKLLWAPLVDAVYFKNFGRRKSWLVPTQYILGIFMIYLSTQVDRLLGNTDGRTPDVVALTVTFFLFEFLAATQDIAVDGWALTMLSRENVGYASTCNSVGQTAGYFLGNVLFLALESADFCNKYLRFEPQPRGIVTLSDFLFFWGTVFLITTTLVALLKKENKEVSIVKEETQGITDTYKLLFAIIKMPAVLTFCLLILTSKIGFSAADAVTGLKLVEEGVPKEHLALLAVPMVPLQIILPLIISKYTAGPQPLNIFYKAMPYRLLLGLEYALLVWWTPKVEHQGGFPIYYYIIVLLSYALHQVTLYSMYVSIMAFNAKVSDPLIGGTYMTLLNTVSNLGGNWPATVALWLVDPLTVKECVGASNQNCRTPDAIELCKKLGGSCVTALDGYYVESIICVFIGFGWWFFLGPKFKKLQEEGPSSWKCKRNN